The Vicia villosa cultivar HV-30 ecotype Madison, WI linkage group LG1, Vvil1.0, whole genome shotgun sequence genome includes a region encoding these proteins:
- the LOC131620307 gene encoding thaumatin-like protein 1b has protein sequence MAITRVALCLSFAFLIYVVGGAKVTFINKCRYTVWPGTLTGDQKPQLSTTGFRLKPHATNSIYLPSPWSGRFWGRTGCSYNNGKFSCATADCASGQVQCNGAGAIPPATLVELTVASNGGQDFYDVSNVDGFNVPMSITPQGGRGDCKTSSCPANINTVCPAVLQVKGSRGSVVACQSACLKFNTDEYCCRGSHNTPATCPPSKYATIFKNQCHDAYSYAYDDKTGTFTCFGGPSYAITFCP, from the exons ATGGCAATTACTCGTGTTGCTCTATGCCTTAGTTTTGCATTCCTCATCTATG TGGTTGGAGGAGCCAAGGTGACATTCATAAATAAATGTAGATACACTGTATGGCCAGGAACACTAACTGGAGACCAAAAGCCTCAACTATCAACAACAGGCTTTAGGTTGAAACCTCATGCAACCAACTCAATCTACCTTCCTTCTCCATGGTCAGGTCGGTTTTGGGGCCGAACCGGATGCTCATACAACAACGGAAAGTTCAGTTGTGCCACGGCCGATTGTGCGTCCGGTCAAGTCCAGTGCAACGGTGCTGGCGCAATTCCACCAGCAACTTTGGTTGAACTTACAGTAGCATCAAATGGAGGACAAGATTTCTACGATGTGAGCAACGTGGACGGGTTCAACGTGCCGATGTCAATAACTCCACAAGGAGGAAGAGGTGATTGCAAAACTTCAAGCTGTCCAGCGAATATCAACACTGTGTGTCCTGCCGTGCTTCAAGTGAAAGGCTCTCGAGGAAGTGTGGTTGCTTGTCAGAGTGCTTGTTTGAAGTTTAATACAGATGAGTATTGTTGCCGTGGAAGTCATAATACACCGGCTACATGCCCACCCTCAAAATACGCTACGATTTTCAAGAATCAATGTCATGATGCTTATAGTTATGCTTATGATGATAAGACTGGAACTTTCACTTGCTTTGGTGGACCTAGCTATGCTATCACCTTCTGTCCTTAA
- the LOC131620301 gene encoding uncharacterized protein LOC131620301 — protein sequence MRASEKGGHLNAVGSISTYEHSRRMAKRLGRQPLMIELVKETRTKKSGDLVDERTRKALEDYQTKLVDFLVANPKYTPRDGEPLHPDVDFYIWSEVIDGKGPNGFFLVREIWREA from the exons atgagggcatctgaaaaaggaggtcaccttaatgcagttggaagtataagcacttacgaacattctcgacgcatg gctAAAAGGTTGGGGAGACAACCACTCATGATCGAGTTGGTTAAAGAAACTAGGACAAAAAAATCGGGTGATTTAGTTGACGAGCGTACTCGAAAAGCTTTG gaggattatcaaACAAAGCTTGTGGATTTTTTGGTCGCTAATCCCAAATATACTCCTAGAGATggagagccgcttcatccagatgttgatttttatatttggagTGAAGTCATTGACGGAAAAGGGCCTAATGGATTTTTTTTGGTGCGGGAAATTTGGCGGGAAGCTTGA